In Anaerolineae bacterium, a single genomic region encodes these proteins:
- a CDS encoding YibE/F family protein, producing MPRMDRSMALVMALTVALMLGLLLMVLVGPGRTTGRPDGADGGQGAEILTARVIQVQEEGMRDLGDGTLSGYQKLLVLVESGSLRGQEVVVEEGVINTTSEQKFFRPGDRVYLSRVSGPEGDHLFISDYVRSTALFWVFAIFAVLVVLVGWSKGLRSLAGTAFSVLVIFGFIVPRIMAGDDPLTVSLLGALVLLTVSTYLVFGWNVKAHAAVAGMMLSLLVTGLLASVFVDWTRLTGFGSEESTYLLMELGPTVNLRGIVLGGIIIGALGVLDDICVSQSSSVFELERANPDLPWMELFRRSLNIGRDHISASANTLVLAYVGASLPLLMVFSIYQEPLLRRLNREPITEEIVRTLVGSIGLVLAVPITSLIASLVAPYERRRHEQALAALLALVSDGRSRRLDQASRELGRSPRETLSLVQQLAERGHLLPTRGSCPGEDQCKGCRYRLACAIGSEDQIWTLAPTTER from the coding sequence ATGCCGAGAATGGACCGCTCCATGGCCCTGGTCATGGCCCTGACGGTGGCGCTGATGCTGGGCCTGTTGCTGATGGTGCTCGTCGGTCCAGGCAGGACCACGGGTCGGCCCGACGGGGCAGATGGCGGCCAGGGTGCCGAGATCCTGACCGCTCGGGTGATCCAGGTTCAGGAAGAGGGGATGCGCGATCTCGGCGATGGCACCCTGAGCGGCTACCAGAAGCTACTGGTCTTGGTGGAGAGCGGCTCCCTCCGGGGGCAGGAGGTGGTGGTAGAAGAGGGAGTCATCAATACCACCAGCGAGCAGAAGTTCTTCCGCCCCGGCGACCGGGTCTATCTAAGCCGCGTCTCCGGGCCCGAGGGCGACCATCTGTTCATCTCGGACTACGTGCGTAGCACGGCCCTCTTCTGGGTGTTCGCCATCTTCGCCGTCCTCGTGGTGCTGGTCGGATGGAGCAAGGGCCTTCGCTCCCTGGCGGGGACAGCCTTCAGCGTGCTGGTCATCTTCGGGTTCATCGTTCCCCGCATCATGGCCGGGGACGATCCCCTCACCGTCAGTCTCCTGGGCGCCCTGGTTCTGCTCACCGTCTCCACCTACCTGGTCTTCGGCTGGAACGTGAAGGCGCACGCCGCTGTGGCCGGCATGATGCTGAGCCTCCTCGTCACCGGCTTGCTGGCCTCCGTGTTCGTGGACTGGACCCGTCTGACGGGCTTCGGCTCGGAAGAGAGCACCTACCTGCTGATGGAATTGGGCCCCACCGTCAACCTGAGAGGCATCGTACTGGGCGGCATCATCATAGGCGCCCTGGGCGTGCTGGACGATATCTGCGTGAGCCAGTCGTCCTCCGTGTTCGAGCTCGAGCGGGCCAACCCCGACCTCCCCTGGATGGAGTTGTTCCGGCGGAGCCTCAACATCGGGCGAGACCACATCTCGGCTTCGGCCAACACCCTGGTCCTGGCCTACGTCGGCGCTTCCCTTCCGCTTCTGATGGTCTTCAGCATCTACCAAGAGCCTCTCCTGCGCCGGCTCAACCGGGAGCCGATTACGGAAGAGATCGTGCGCACCCTGGTGGGGAGCATCGGACTGGTGCTGGCCGTGCCCATCACCAGCCTGATCGCCAGCCTGGTGGCACCCTACGAACGCCGCCGCCATGAGCAGGCGCTGGCGGCCCTACTGGCACTGGTGTCGGACGGCAGAAGCCGCCGACTGGACCAGGCTTCCCGCGAGCTGGGGCGCTCACCCCGGGAGACGCTCAGTCTGGTCCAGCAACTGGCCGAGCGCGGCCACCTACTGCCCACGCGCGGCTCCTGCCCCGGCGAAGATCAGTGCAAAGGCTGCCGCTACCGCCTGGCCTGCGCCATAGGCAGCGAGGATCAGATCTGGACCCTGGCACCCACCACAGAACGCTGA
- a CDS encoding extracellular solute-binding protein produces MQRRVSRRGLLRGVGAMAGAGVLAACAAAQPAQVAEAPGAAESGVPAAATTGPVEIGFYEWGDINDTWIAEQTIADFHEAYPDIRVRLQQPVGSYYEKLQTALAGGVAPEVINCQTWRFQQYAGKGSLAPLDEYRARDDWNRPWPSAYERVYDPQTKYRGKLYGSPWNMNAMVIFYSKEAFDKLGLDYPTDDWTLDEFKGIAEALTHEDNGVKYYGYQTNTSYERLACWMRLDGDKEWDTEVDPHEARWDQQSIMDALNYQLYEVMNTARVSPTPAEMQGGTNTLQTGNVAMKMEGPWFLPQMMGPQAKREGGTPFDVVLLPKGKDGNRAHMCFGHVLTMNAARENKDAAWEFIKFSGGPDAQRHVAEGGRQPGVLEDIGAVWAPLAREQYSFENTDAFSKGFDTGIVHLCFELSDTYFYNEVLKATFDAMVAGDATAYELMPEANDTMQKIIDDYWSRQV; encoded by the coding sequence ATGCAGCGCCGAGTGTCGAGACGAGGGTTGTTGAGGGGTGTGGGAGCTATGGCGGGCGCCGGGGTGTTGGCTGCCTGCGCCGCCGCCCAGCCGGCGCAGGTGGCCGAGGCGCCTGGTGCGGCCGAGAGTGGTGTGCCGGCTGCCGCGACCACGGGCCCAGTGGAGATCGGATTCTACGAATGGGGTGACATCAACGATACCTGGATCGCGGAGCAGACGATCGCGGACTTCCACGAGGCATATCCGGACATCAGGGTACGGCTTCAGCAGCCGGTGGGCAGCTACTACGAGAAGCTTCAGACTGCGTTGGCCGGAGGAGTAGCTCCGGAAGTCATCAACTGCCAGACTTGGCGGTTCCAGCAATACGCAGGCAAAGGTTCCCTTGCCCCTCTTGACGAGTACCGCGCTCGTGATGACTGGAATCGACCCTGGCCGTCGGCGTATGAGAGAGTCTACGACCCACAGACCAAGTACCGGGGTAAGCTGTACGGTTCGCCATGGAACATGAACGCGATGGTGATATTCTACTCCAAGGAGGCGTTTGACAAGCTCGGGCTGGACTACCCGACTGATGACTGGACTCTAGACGAGTTCAAGGGGATCGCTGAGGCGCTGACCCACGAGGACAACGGGGTGAAGTACTACGGTTACCAGACCAACACGTCATACGAGCGCCTAGCTTGCTGGATGCGCCTGGATGGCGATAAGGAGTGGGACACCGAGGTTGACCCGCATGAGGCGCGGTGGGATCAGCAGTCCATTATGGACGCCCTGAACTACCAGCTCTACGAGGTGATGAACACGGCTAGAGTGAGCCCCACTCCTGCCGAGATGCAGGGAGGGACCAACACGCTCCAGACCGGCAACGTGGCCATGAAGATGGAGGGGCCCTGGTTCCTGCCGCAGATGATGGGCCCGCAAGCCAAGAGAGAAGGTGGCACGCCCTTCGATGTGGTGCTGCTCCCCAAGGGCAAGGATGGCAACCGAGCACACATGTGCTTCGGTCATGTGCTCACCATGAATGCCGCTCGTGAGAACAAGGATGCGGCTTGGGAGTTCATCAAGTTCTCCGGCGGGCCTGACGCGCAACGGCATGTTGCCGAGGGCGGACGGCAGCCGGGCGTGCTCGAGGACATCGGTGCTGTCTGGGCGCCGCTGGCGCGCGAGCAGTACAGCTTCGAGAACACGGATGCGTTCAGCAAGGGCTTCGACACGGGCATAGTGCACCTGTGCTTCGAACTCAGCGACACCTACTTCTACAACGAAGTGCTGAAAGCCACGTTTGATGCCATGGTCGCGGGCGATGCTACGGCCTACGAGTTGATGCCGGAAGCCAATGACACCATGCAGAAGATCATCGACGACTACTGGTCACGACAAGTATAG
- a CDS encoding response regulator — protein sequence MSDLESLAESEALLAQLRDALAHYYDQAYLVRHPLLDRLNISPGTDPVSAVQELRRLLAAAIQQLRPRPDTPISDPAWRPYAVLHRRYILGKELSEVESELLLGRRQVLREQRKALEAIALSLQREPSPQSVPADAGDNPLLQEISRVSSDRRGVDVAEVLQGVLGPIRTLAQGSGVRLIADEHPTSAHVFCNPALLRQLILATLSFAVRSAAGGEVNVQLVPHGRQARLRCVARLPAAPDPASRVSSPPEPVQTLAQAQRAEVTLRQDEAGFTLDLLLPSGDQEVLVALVEDNEDAVRLFTRYLAGRGFRLVPLSDSTTALPRIADLMPDVVILDLMMSNVDGWEILQQLQAEPRLHRIPIVVCSVLDEPELARSLGATAYLRKPIRATQLLDCLSEVIRDA from the coding sequence ATGAGCGATCTCGAGTCCCTAGCCGAGTCGGAAGCGCTCCTTGCCCAGCTTCGCGACGCCCTGGCTCACTACTACGACCAGGCCTACCTGGTCCGCCATCCCCTACTGGACCGCCTGAACATCAGCCCCGGCACCGACCCTGTCTCCGCCGTCCAGGAGCTGCGCCGCCTGTTGGCCGCCGCCATCCAGCAGCTCCGCCCCCGCCCCGACACCCCTATTTCCGACCCCGCCTGGCGCCCGTACGCCGTCCTCCACCGGCGCTACATCCTCGGCAAGGAGCTCAGCGAAGTGGAGAGCGAGCTGCTCCTGGGCCGGCGCCAGGTGCTCAGGGAGCAGCGGAAGGCCCTAGAAGCCATAGCCCTCTCCCTTCAGCGCGAGCCGAGCCCTCAGTCTGTCCCCGCCGATGCCGGCGACAACCCTCTGCTACAGGAGATCTCGCGCGTGTCCTCGGATCGCCGCGGTGTGGATGTGGCCGAGGTGCTTCAGGGCGTCCTGGGGCCTATCCGCACCCTGGCCCAGGGTTCCGGGGTCCGGCTGATCGCCGATGAGCATCCGACCTCGGCCCACGTCTTCTGCAACCCCGCCCTGCTCCGCCAGCTCATTCTGGCCACGCTGTCATTCGCCGTGCGCTCAGCCGCGGGCGGCGAGGTGAACGTCCAGCTGGTCCCCCACGGTCGCCAGGCCCGTCTCAGGTGCGTCGCCAGGCTACCAGCCGCCCCTGACCCCGCATCTCGTGTGTCCTCCCCTCCGGAGCCGGTTCAGACCCTGGCCCAGGCTCAGCGGGCGGAGGTCACCCTACGGCAAGACGAAGCCGGGTTCACCCTGGACCTGCTCCTCCCCTCGGGCGATCAGGAAGTGCTCGTGGCCCTGGTGGAGGACAACGAAGACGCCGTGCGGCTCTTCACCCGCTACCTGGCTGGACGAGGCTTCCGGCTGGTCCCGCTCTCCGACAGCACCACCGCCCTCCCCCGCATCGCCGACCTGATGCCCGACGTGGTGATACTCGACCTCATGATGAGCAATGTGGACGGCTGGGAGATCCTGCAGCAGCTTCAGGCCGAACCCCGACTGCACCGGATACCGATAGTGGTCTGCTCCGTCCTCGACGAGCCCGAGCTGGCCCGATCCCTCGGCGCCACCGCCTACCTCCGCAAGCCTATTCGGGCCACGCAGCTCCTAGACTGTCTGAGCGAAGTGATACGTGACGCGTGA
- a CDS encoding hybrid sensor histidine kinase/response regulator has product MSAAASDAIASESTGSADLQELRRPIRSGLCLVVLSLTWIWIAAEMTVQGVPPRLEPGIPPAIMMVSATVTLLATGLPERWRTGIFLLGMGSALAVGYYLSGNPVWVFYQSLVVSVSLLLAGPAVSAVLAAGLTAFALAASREGSAQSALLVVHALGLLWATLAISWLSSTNLYTVLRWAMESQARAWRTATEVTRRREQLRRTLDSLRHAHAALSRTTRELEEARLEAEESRRVKARFLSNISHELRTPLNIIVGFAEILCFSPETYGDFPWPASLRDDLMTIWRNAEHLLQMIDDVLDLAQIEAARLPVMPEPTDLGQLIRDTAVTASGLLKDSRLDLRVRLPGHLPMLELDRTRVRQVLLNLINNAVRATREGFIEVSAFASEEQVTVCVRDSGEGIPPDRLEVIFEEFEQVDTSLRRPHQGVGLGLAICRQFIRLHGGRIWAESTPGQGSAFYFSLPLPGRRGAMQPPVPRRAWPQRPQGREDRASVVVLCRDQLVGRVLERHAEEVEVLRATTVEEAASLVRERHPDMVFVAVETTIGASEYSGRPLEEAAAQARELLALAAPAELPALVAGFPTERRAGAALGVEEFLIKPVTPEQVVTVVRRLCGDPGRLLLVDDEADMLALLERIVHKEWPQVETLAVSSGEEALAALDGFRPQAILLDLLMPGMGGVEFLARMKARDMGVHPPVAVVTARGPAQDLSALGQAEMRLIRNAGLTAGEMVRVLESLAKALPARYVGGDA; this is encoded by the coding sequence ATGTCGGCGGCGGCGAGCGACGCGATCGCCAGCGAGTCCACGGGCAGCGCTGACCTGCAGGAGCTACGGCGACCCATCCGCTCGGGCCTCTGCCTGGTGGTTCTGAGCCTGACGTGGATCTGGATCGCGGCGGAGATGACTGTGCAGGGTGTACCTCCGCGCCTGGAGCCAGGCATTCCGCCTGCCATCATGATGGTCAGTGCCACGGTCACACTGCTTGCCACCGGGCTGCCGGAGAGGTGGCGGACTGGGATATTCCTGCTGGGCATGGGGTCGGCTCTGGCCGTTGGCTACTACCTCTCGGGGAACCCGGTGTGGGTGTTCTACCAGTCCCTGGTGGTGAGCGTGTCGCTGTTGCTCGCCGGGCCGGCCGTGTCGGCGGTCTTGGCTGCCGGGTTGACCGCATTCGCCCTCGCCGCCAGCCGCGAAGGATCAGCCCAGTCGGCGCTGCTAGTGGTGCACGCCCTGGGGCTGCTGTGGGCCACGTTGGCCATCTCCTGGCTGTCCTCCACCAATCTATACACGGTGCTCCGGTGGGCCATGGAGAGCCAGGCGCGCGCGTGGCGCACCGCCACCGAGGTCACCCGCAGGCGGGAACAGCTTCGCCGAACGCTAGACTCACTCCGACACGCGCACGCTGCCCTCAGCCGCACCACCCGGGAGCTGGAAGAGGCCCGGCTGGAGGCAGAGGAATCTCGGCGGGTGAAGGCCCGGTTCCTGTCCAACATCAGCCACGAGCTCCGCACCCCCCTCAACATCATCGTGGGCTTCGCCGAGATCCTGTGCTTCTCGCCGGAGACCTACGGCGACTTCCCTTGGCCTGCCTCCCTGCGCGACGACCTGATGACCATCTGGCGCAATGCCGAACACCTGCTTCAGATGATAGATGACGTGTTGGACTTGGCGCAGATCGAGGCAGCCCGGCTCCCGGTCATGCCGGAACCCACCGACCTAGGGCAACTGATTAGGGATACGGCGGTCACGGCCAGCGGCCTCCTCAAGGACTCCAGGCTGGACCTAAGGGTGCGGCTGCCGGGCCACCTGCCGATGCTAGAGCTGGATCGCACTCGGGTGCGGCAGGTGCTGCTGAACTTGATCAACAACGCCGTCCGGGCCACACGGGAAGGGTTCATCGAGGTGAGTGCTTTCGCTAGTGAGGAGCAGGTGACGGTGTGCGTGCGGGATTCGGGCGAGGGCATACCCCCGGACCGACTGGAGGTGATATTCGAGGAGTTCGAGCAGGTGGATACGTCTCTGCGCCGCCCCCACCAGGGGGTGGGGCTGGGCCTCGCCATCTGCCGCCAGTTCATCCGTCTGCACGGCGGGCGGATATGGGCCGAGAGCACACCGGGCCAGGGCAGCGCCTTCTACTTCTCCCTACCTCTCCCTGGGCGGCGGGGGGCAATGCAGCCGCCTGTTCCTCGGCGGGCCTGGCCGCAGCGTCCCCAGGGCCGCGAGGACCGAGCTAGCGTGGTGGTCCTGTGTCGCGACCAGTTGGTAGGCCGGGTGCTGGAGCGGCACGCCGAGGAGGTGGAGGTGCTGCGGGCGACCACGGTGGAGGAGGCTGCCTCGTTGGTCCGTGAACGCCACCCGGACATGGTCTTCGTGGCGGTGGAGACGACGATTGGGGCTTCGGAGTACTCCGGTCGGCCGCTGGAGGAGGCCGCAGCTCAGGCCCGGGAACTGCTGGCGCTGGCGGCCCCGGCGGAGCTGCCGGCGCTGGTGGCGGGCTTCCCCACCGAGCGGCGGGCGGGCGCGGCACTGGGGGTGGAGGAGTTCCTCATCAAGCCGGTTACCCCGGAGCAGGTGGTAACGGTGGTGCGCCGGTTGTGCGGCGACCCCGGGAGGCTGCTGCTGGTGGACGACGAGGCCGACATGCTGGCCCTCCTGGAGCGCATCGTGCACAAGGAATGGCCCCAGGTGGAGACGCTGGCGGTCTCCTCGGGAGAGGAAGCGCTGGCAGCGCTGGACGGCTTCCGGCCCCAGGCTATCCTGCTGGACCTGCTCATGCCAGGCATGGGAGGGGTCGAGTTCTTGGCCCGGATGAAGGCCAGGGACATGGGCGTCCATCCGCCGGTGGCGGTGGTGACCGCGCGCGGTCCCGCCCAGGATCTGTCGGCTCTAGGGCAGGCGGAGATGCGGCTGATCCGAAATGCCGGCCTCACCGCGGGCGAGATGGTGCGGGTGCTGGAATCGCTGGCCAAGGCGCTCCCAGCACGCTACGTCGGCGGTGATGCGTGA